The following proteins are co-located in the Vigna unguiculata cultivar IT97K-499-35 chromosome 9, ASM411807v1, whole genome shotgun sequence genome:
- the LOC114162667 gene encoding PLASMODESMATA CALLOSE-BINDING PROTEIN 4-like, translating into MGVRSWRHVLFSLCLLFSLGLGKGIRLGEEENQEISYEFGTKLDAVPVVNPTTPGTANPYPTLNPTTPQAPGTIGQTPPTTPYMTPINPYTNPTTPKTSPTNPTMVPPSPTTTTTPTPATASAGGQWCVASQSAAESTLKVALDYACGYGADCSAIQPGAGCYNPNTLKDHASYAFNDYYQKNPAPTSCAFGGTAVLTNKDPSNGNCRYTSSKTPSMSPPTPTYVSPPTPPSTMTPTTPSTMTPTTPSTMTPTTPSIMTPTAPGIMTPTAPGITTIPGGASVYGSGPTGSPNKATSVSHSELLLFTLLGLWASLHVQNYT; encoded by the exons ATGGGAGTTAGAAGTTGGCGCCATGTGTTGTTCTCTTTGTGTCTTCTCTTCAGTTTAG GTCTAGGTAAAGGCATAAGATTAGGAGAGGAAGAAAACCAAGAAATCTCATATGAATTTGGTACCAAGTTGGATGCAGTTCCTGTAGTCAACCCTACAACTCCAGGCACAGCAAATCCATATCCTACACTAAACCCAACAACTCCTCAAGCACCTGGCACAATAGGACAAACCCCTCCTACAACCCCATACATGACCCCCATAAACCCATACACAAACCCCACAACCCCAAAAACAAGTCCTACAAATCCAACTATGGTCCCACCTAGCCCTACTACAACCACTACTCCCACTCCTGCTACTGCATCAGCAGGTGGTCAGTGGTGTGTTGCCAGCCAATCAGCTGCAGAGAGCACTCTGAAGGTGGCTCTTGACTATGCTTGTGGCTATGGTGCAGACTGTTCAGCCATTCAACCTGGAGCAGGTTGTTACAACCCAAATACTCTCAAAGACCATGCTTCTTATGCATTTAATGACTACTACCAGAAGAATCCAGCTCCTACAAGCTGTGCATTCGGAGGAACTGCTGTACTTACAAACAAGGATCCCA GTAATGGGAACTGCCGCTATACATCATCCAAAACACCAAG CATGAGTCCACCAACACCAACTTATGTAAGCCCCCCAACTCCACCAAGCACTATGACTCCAACCACACCAAGTACCATGACTCCAACCACCCCAAGTACTATGACCCCAACTACACCATCTATTATGACACCAACTGCACCAGGTATTATGACTCCAACTGCACCAGGTATCACAACAATTCCTGGTGGAGCATCAGTGTATGGTTCAGGCCCAACGGGAAGCCCCAATAAAGCCACATCTGTTTCACACTCTGAACTTCTGTTATTTACCTTATTAGGCTTGTGGGCTTCACTTCATGTACAAAACTACACCTAG